The genomic interval CCATCGCGCACCGGCGACGGTTCTGTTTTAATGAATCGCATGAATCAGGAACAATGGACAGCGGTCGATCTCTACATCAGTTCCACAGTTGTACCTTCCGATGCGGCTTTGGATGCCGCCGTTGAGGCAAGCAGCAAGGCGGAGCTCCCGGCCATTGCGGTCACGCCGAACCAGGGCAAGCTGCTGCACATTCTGGCGCGGCTGGTGAATGCGCGCCGCGTCCTCGAAATCGGCACGCTCGGCGGATACAGCACCATCTGGCTCGCGCGGGCACTGGCAAAAGGCGGGCGCGTAATCACGCTCGAAGTGAATCCGAAGCACGCAGAAGTTGCGCGCGCCAACCTCGCTCGCGCCAAGCTATCCAAATCAGTAGAGATTCGGCTTGGACCCGCGCTCGAGAGCCTTCCCAAATTGGCAAAGGAGAAGTCGCGCAAGTTCGACCTGATTTTCATCGACGCGGATAAAGCGAACATTCCCGATTACTTCAAGTGGTCCTTGAAGCTATCGCGTCCTGGAAGCCTGATCATTGTCGATAACGTCGTGCGGAAAGGAGCGGTGATTCAGGCCGACACCAAGGATCCCGATGTCCAGGGCGTGCGCAAACTGAACGCGATGCTTGCAAAAGAGAAGCGCGTGACCGCGACGACGATTCAGACAGTTGGCAGCAAGGGGTACGACGGGATTACGGTTGCGTTCGTGAACCGCTAAATGGCGGTCTCAAAGGTGTAGCAGTTGCCGCAGGAACGGCGAACACGAAGGTCACGAGGCAAACAGAAGAGGTCACAAGGATGACTCCTCGTGACCTCTTGTGTGGCCTTTGTGACCATCGTGTTCGCCGTTCCCGCGGCGGGTTCCGTTACGCTTGCTACTCCTGTCTCAAGGCAATAATCGGATTGATCGCCGTTGCTCTTCGCGCGGGGATGTACGTTGCAATCAGTCCAACCAGCGCCAGCATCACCGGTAGCAGGACGAACGGAACAGCCGAAGCGGAGCTGGCGCCATAAAGCAATGCTGTGATTGTTCTGGACAGAGCTAATGCGGCGATGAGTCCCACGGCCAAGCCGATCACCAGCGAAACCGAACTTTGGCGGACGATCATCGCGAGAATGTCTTGCCGTCTCGCGCCGAGAGCCATGCGGATGCCGATCTCGCGCACTCGCTTTCCCACGGAATACGCAACTACTCCGTAGACGCCGATTGCGGCGAGCACCATCGCCAGAGCGGCGAAGATGCTCAGCAGCCCGGCTGCGAACTTTGCTCCCCAGAGCGCTTGCGTAATCACCTCGCCGATGGGCCAGACGTTGGTCAGCGGGAGATTGCGATCGAGAGCCTGCACGCGCTCGCGCACAGAAGCGAGCACGACGCGGGGATCGGCGCTGGAACGGAAGAAAAGTGTTAAACCTGGGCTCGGCGTTTGAATTAACGGCAGGTACAGGTATGGTGTCGGCTCTTCGCCCAGCGTGTTGTATTTGGCGTCCCGGGCAACGCCGACTACCTGGACGACATAGGGTTCGCCGAAGAACTTGAATCGCTTGCCGACTGGATCTTGATTGGGCCAGAAGCGGTGAGCGGCGGCCTCGTTGATAATCGCCACCTTGGGACTCTCTTCGCGATCGGTGCTGTCGAACTGGCGGCCGCGAATGATGGGAATGCCGAGCGTCTGGAAGTAATCCGGCGCGATGTTGTCGGTCTGGGTAAGAATGCCGGTCCGCGTCGACGTCCCTTCTTCCCCTTCCGGGAAGACGCTTCGCGAAATTGCCGTGCCTCCAAATAGAGGAACGTTGGTCGCCAGAGTCACGGAACTTACGCCGGGCAGCGTCTGTACCGTTTCCACTGCGCGGCGCTGGAATTCGCGCATGCGCGGCTGATCGTAGTTCAGTGCTCCCAAATCGAAAGACAACATTCCGAGATTGTGCGTGTCGAATCCGGGTTCGATCTTCTGCGCATTACGCAGGCTGACCAGGAAGAGCCCGGCGCCGATCAGCGCGACCAGAGAAAGCGCGAACTGCAACATGACGAATGCACTGCGAATGCCGAAGCGGCGTCCGGAGAAGATCTCGGAGCCTGCTCGCTCTTTCAGCTCGGTTACCAAATCGGGACGAGAGGCCTGCAAGGCCGGCAACAGTCCGAAGATGACGCCGGTGGCGAGAGAGATTAGAAGCGTGAAGATCAGCACGCTGCTGTCCAGTGCTAACTCCAGATTGTTGGCTTGCAGCAGGAACGGAGGACGGAAACTCCAGAGCAAGTCGCGCGCGATGTATGCGACGCCGAGGCCCGCGATGCCGCCCGCAAGCGCGAGCAGGATTGATTCGGTAAGTAGCTGCGTAACAATGCGAGCGCGTGAGGCTCCAATCGCCAGCCGTATGGAAATTTCCCGTTTTCGTCCTGCGGCACGCGCCAGCAGCAAGTTGGAGATGTTGGCGCAGGCGATGAGCAGCACCAGTCCAACCACGCCCATCATCAGTTCGCCGGCGCGCTCCGCCTGGCCTTGCACGTTGGGATTGAGAGTCGATTCGAGCAGAGGCACGACGGTGAAACTGCGTCCTTTGTTGGGAGCCGGGTAATCGTGCTCAAGCTGCGAACCAACGTTCTTCAATTCGGCGCGGGCTTGATCGATTCCTACTCCGGGCTTCAGCCGGCCGACGGCAAAGAAGTTCAGGAAGCGCCGGTCGTTGTACATCTCCTTGAGCACGCCGGCGAGGACTTGGTCGTGAGTCGCCATTGGTACCCACAGGTCCGGACCGCCGAGGACGGCGGTGCCTTTGAAGCCGCGCGGCATAACGCCGACGATCGTGAATCCCTGGCCGTTCAGCAGAACGTTCTGCCCGATCACGTTCGGATTGGAAGCGAAGTACCGCTCCCACAGACCGTGTGTGAGCACCACCACTCCGGCCGCTCCCTGCTGGTCTTCATCCGGACGGAAGGTTCGTCCCAAAGCGGCTTGCACGCCGAGCACATCGAAGAAGTTTCCCGAGACAAGTTGCGCGAAGAAGGCCTGCGGCTTGCCCTCCACGGTCATGCTCACGCCCGTGCCGGTGAACATCATGACGCTGGAAAACGATTGCGAGCGCTCGGCCACGTCCCTGGCGTTTGGCTGCGAGATCGGCAGGAAAGTGTTCAGGCCGCCGCGATTACGCTGGTCAGTTGTGAAGATACCCATCAGGTGGTCGGGATCGTGCACCGGCAGTGGATGAAGGAAGATCGTGTTAACAACCGTAAAGATCGCTGTATTGGCGCCGATGCCGAGCGCGAGCGTGAGGATGGCGATCAGCGTGAATCCGCGCGCCTTGCGCAACTGCCGGATGCCGTAACGAACGTCCTGCCAGAGAGTTTCCATGGATGTCTCCTGCGTTGGTGCTTAGACGCGAGTACCCGGGATTAGTAAACGTGGAGCCGGCCGCCCTCCGCCGGGTGGTCGGTCTTACTTGTCATTCCGAAGGCCTGGTGTTGGCCTGAGGAATCCCTATCGCCTTCCACGCCGAACCTAACTTTTTTCGTTTTGTAGGGATTCCTCTCTCCTGCTCACGCGAAATGCTGCGTGAGCATCCGCTCGGAATGACAAACACGAACAAACGGGCCTGTGCTCTATTTCGCTCGCATCGCCGCTTCTACCTCATCCGCCGTGTGCGGCAGGTCTTTCGTGATCTGCACCAGATTCCCGTTTTGGTCCACGTAATAAATGTCTTCGATGCGCACGCCAATCTTCTCTTCGGGAATGTAGATTCCCGGCTCGATAGTAAACACCGAGCCCTTATCGAGAGGCATGGTGTAGTCGCCTTCGTCGTGAACATCCAGGCCGACGTAATGCCCGAGACCGTGGATGAAGTACTTGCCTAACGACGCTCCGTGCAGATCCTTGCCGTGGGAATCGATGTAATCGCGTGCGACTTTGTTGAGGGAGTCCGGACCGGTGCCGCTGATGTGCGAAACGCCCGCTTTGAATGCCTGCATCGCCGCTTGCTGCGCGCCGAGGACGATGTCATAGATCTCGCGCTGCCGGGCCGTGAAATGGCCGTTCACTGGAGCAGTGCGCGTGATGTCGGAGGCATACATCGAGTACTCGCCGGCCACGTCCATTACCACTACGTCGCCCGAGCGCATGGTGCCGGAATCTTCGGAATAATGGAGTACAGTCGAGTTGAATCCTGATCCCACAATCGGAGCATAGGCAGAGCGCTCGCATCCCCGGCGCTGATATTCGTACTGCATCAGGGCCTGAATCTCGCGCTCGGTCACGCCGGGATGGATCGCCTTGAGTGCTGCCAGATGGGCGGCCATCGAGGCGCGCGTCGCTTTTACGATCAGATCGATCTCGCCCTGGTCTTTGGTGGTTCGAAGCTGGCCGATGAGCGGCTTGACCTCTCGGAAGCCGAAGAATCCGGCAAACGATTGCCCGCGCCGCAACCAGGCGAGAGGCTCAACCGACGCCGATTCCTCGTTGTACCCGCCGAGATCGGAATAGATTGGCCCGCGATTCGACTCTGGAAGAGCGGCCAGTTCGTCATGCATTTTGTCGAGCGGCTCGACTTTGTCGAATCCCGTGATTCGCGTAACTTCCTGATCACCCGGTCCCAATTTAGGACCAAGCCATTTTTCTTCCTGCAGGTTGCGCGCCGGCAGGAACAAGATCTCGGTATAAGGACGTGCCGGAGCGTTGCCGCGCGCATCATTCGTGGCTGCAGTAGCCGATGCGATCAGGAGCGCAGCGCCGGGTTCGGTCCAGCCGGTCAAGTAATAAAAATTTGAGTCCTGATGAAAACCGAATATCTCGTCCGGCCGCTCAACCGGCGCGAATAGCACAACAACTCCACCATTAGTTTTCTTCGAGAGCGCGATACGGCGGGCGTGGTAGACGCTTGCATTCTGGCGCTCGAGTGCGTGTAAGTAAGGAGAGAGGAGAACGAGGAACAGAATCGCGCGAAGCTTCTTTGTCATGGAGAAGCGAGATTGTACAACGAGAGCCGCAGGCGACTTGAAAGGCCCAACGGGCCGAAAGAAGCGCGCAGCCCAGCGGCGTAAGCCCTGGGTGAGAAAACAAATTTGACTCCAGAGCCCTGAAAGGGCGGCATAGCCGTCCGAGCTGGTCACAATCGCGCGTCTGTGTCGCCCTTTCAGGGCTCGTCTGTTGTGTACGTTTGACCCAGGGCTTACGCCGCTGGGCTGCGCTTCTTCCGGCCCCTTGGGCCTGCCTCGTTCTCTTTTGAAACGATTAGAGCCAAAACAGCGAGCAGAATCGTTGTGCGTCGTGAATAATCCAGGATTAATGCCCTTCTTGCTTTGATCCCGAGCGCGCTCAAGATCAGGCATTTGCGTACGCAGGAACTGCTTATGCTTCTGCTGCAAGTTCTTCTCCCTGTTACGTTCACCTCTTTGATACCCGCGTCACTACGTTCGGGAACATGTCTGTATGCGTGATTTCCGAATGTTAGACTTTGAGTAATCGGCATGGCGGAATACCTGGTTCAGACGGCGGACGAGCGTGGACACGTCTCCGAACACGTGGAGCATGGCGCTTCCGTGGGAGAGGTGCGCGACCGCTTCGTTCAACAAGGCCTGCTGGTTACCTCCATCAAAACACGAGGGTTGCTCGGCGGCGCCGCACCGCGACGGCAGAAGAAGGTAAAGCTCGAACAGTTTGTTATCTTCAACTCACAATTCCTGACATTAGTTCGAGCTGGCCTGCCCATCCTTCAAGGCCTCGATCTTCTCAGCAAACGACAGAAAAATAAGTATCTGAAGTCGATCATCGAGAATGTGCGGCAGCGCGTGCGGACCGGCGAGCTGCTGTCCGACGCGTTTCGTCATGCTGCGCCAGGCGCGATTTCCGGTGTGTACACCACCACGCTGCTGGCAGGCGAAAAAAGCGGCAACCTGGAAGAAGTGCTGGGACGCTACATTGCCTTTCAGCGAATCGCGTTGACCTTCCGCAAAAAACTCATTGCCTCGCTCATCTATCCGGCGCTGCTGGTGACCATGGTCACGCTGATGTTTACTTTCCTGCTCAGCTACGTGGTGCCGCAGTTCCAGACGCTCTATTCCCAAATTGGCAATGGGCAGCTTCCAGCTTTAACCGTCTTTGTGCTCGGAGTCGGCGATTTCGTCAAACGCTGGATCCTCTTTGCGATTCCCGCAATAGCGCTCGTCATTTTTCTACTTTGGCGTTGGAGCAAGACCGATGCCGGCGGATTGGCATTCGATCGTTTGCGGCTGGGGACGCCGATCGGCGGGGACATCTGGCTCAAGTACCAGGTCGCATTGTTTTCGCGCACGATGTCGACGCTTTTGAGCGGCGGCTTACCGCTTGTGCAGGCGCTGGAAACGTCCGGTCATTCCATGGAAAGCCGGCTGGTTGCGAAGGCGGTACTCGACTCTGTGCACAAGGTGCGCGAGGGACGTCCGCTCTCGCGCAGCATGGAGGAGAGCGGAGTCTTTCCCGAATTGGCATACGAGATGGTTGAGGTGGGAGAATCGACAGGAGCATTGCCGGCAATGTTGACCTCAGTTGCCGAGTTCCTGGAAGAAGACGTGCAGACGGCTCTGGGAGCTGCGCTGTCATTGATTGAGCCGGTGATTCTGATTGTGATGGGCGTCATCGTTGCGATTGTGCTGATCGCGCTCTACCTTCCCATCTTTCAGCTGGGCGCGGTCGCGGGCGGATAAGGATTTTCGAAATGGCAGATTCTGCAATTTTCGTCGGCGGAGCCGCAGATAGCGGTTCGGAATCCCGCGCTCGCGATCTGGCGAAGCGCTACCGCCGCGAGTTCGTGGATTTGAAGAACTATCACATCCAGCACGAACTCTTCCGAACCGTGCCCGTCGATCTGATGTTCCGCTACAACTTCGTTCCGCTCGAGGAACAAGGCGATGAACTCACGATTGCGATCTCCGATCCGAGTCGGCTGATGATGATCGACGAGATCGGCCTGCTGCTGAACAAACGTGTGCATACGAAAGTTGCCACGATGGAGCAGATCGACGAGATCCTGAAGAAGACCGAACAGTCGCAACGCGTGCTGGAAGAGGCGACTGAAGGTTTCACCTTTGATGTTGTTCGCGAGGACGAAGCCGGCGACGAAACCATCTCCATCGAGCGGCTGACTTCAGAGCAGGACATCAGCCCGATTATCCGGCTGGTGGACACCATGATCTTTACCGCGCTCGAGCGGCGCGCCAGTGATATTCACATCGAAACGATGGACGATTCCGTCGCGGTGAAGTACCGCATCGACGGCGTGCTGCAGCAGGCGATGCCGCCGATCTCGAAGGAACATCATTCAACGATCGTCTCGCGCATCAAGGTCATGAGCGAGCTGGACATCGCCGAGCGCCGCGTGCCCCAGGATGGCCGCTTCCGCGTGAAGTACAAAGGCAGGTTGATCGATTTCCGCGTCTCCATCATGCCCACTGTTCATGGCGAAAATGGGGTGCTTCGCGTGCTCGACAAGGAGTCGATGAGCGAGAAGTTCCGCAAGCTGACTTTAGATGTAGTCGGATTCGATGAAGAGGATTTGCGCCACTTCCGGCGGTACATCAAAGAGCCATACGGCATGGTGCTGGTTACTGGTCCAACGGGTTCGGGAAAAACCACTACGCTTTACGCTGCGCTGAACGAGATCAAGAGCGAAGAAGACAAGATCATCACCATCGAGGATCCGGTGGAGTACCAGATTCGCGGCATTACGCAGATTCCCGTGAACGAGAAAAAGGGACTGACGTTTGCGCGCGGCTTGCGATCGATTCTGCGTCACGATCCCGACAAAATTCTGGTCGGCGAAATTCGCGACACGGAAACGGCGCAGATCGCAATTCAGTCGGCACTTACTGGGCACTTGGTCTTCACCACGGTCCACGCCAACAACGTGGTCGATGTGATTGGGCGCTTCCTCAATATGGGCGTTGAGGCTTACAACTTCGTGTCGGCGCTGAATTGCATCCTCGCGCAGCGGTTAGTGCGCGTAATCTGCGACTCCTGTAAGAAGCCCGTCCGCTACACTCCGGAGCAGCTCGAGGCCAGCGGGATGGATACTCCCGAGTGGCGTGAGTTCACCTTCTACGAAGGCGAGGGCTGCATCGAGTGCGCGGGGACCGGCTACAAGGGCCGCACGGCGATTCACGAATTGCTCGATCTCACCGATCGCATCCGCGAGCTGATTCTGGAAAAGAAACCAACTTCGGAAGTGCGGAAAGCGGCGCGCGAAGAAGGCATGCGCTTCCTCCGCGAGTCAGCATTGGCGAAAGTTCGTTCAGGAACGACCACGCTGAAGGAAATCAACAAAGTCACATTCATCGAGACATCGAGGTAGCATGGCGCGCAATCGCAT from Terriglobales bacterium carries:
- a CDS encoding O-methyltransferase, yielding MNRMNQEQWTAVDLYISSTVVPSDAALDAAVEASSKAELPAIAVTPNQGKLLHILARLVNARRVLEIGTLGGYSTIWLARALAKGGRVITLEVNPKHAEVARANLARAKLSKSVEIRLGPALESLPKLAKEKSRKFDLIFIDADKANIPDYFKWSLKLSRPGSLIIVDNVVRKGAVIQADTKDPDVQGVRKLNAMLAKEKRVTATTIQTVGSKGYDGITVAFVNR
- a CDS encoding ABC transporter permease, translated to METLWQDVRYGIRQLRKARGFTLIAILTLALGIGANTAIFTVVNTIFLHPLPVHDPDHLMGIFTTDQRNRGGLNTFLPISQPNARDVAERSQSFSSVMMFTGTGVSMTVEGKPQAFFAQLVSGNFFDVLGVQAALGRTFRPDEDQQGAAGVVVLTHGLWERYFASNPNVIGQNVLLNGQGFTIVGVMPRGFKGTAVLGGPDLWVPMATHDQVLAGVLKEMYNDRRFLNFFAVGRLKPGVGIDQARAELKNVGSQLEHDYPAPNKGRSFTVVPLLESTLNPNVQGQAERAGELMMGVVGLVLLIACANISNLLLARAAGRKREISIRLAIGASRARIVTQLLTESILLALAGGIAGLGVAYIARDLLWSFRPPFLLQANNLELALDSSVLIFTLLISLATGVIFGLLPALQASRPDLVTELKERAGSEIFSGRRFGIRSAFVMLQFALSLVALIGAGLFLVSLRNAQKIEPGFDTHNLGMLSFDLGALNYDQPRMREFQRRAVETVQTLPGVSSVTLATNVPLFGGTAISRSVFPEGEEGTSTRTGILTQTDNIAPDYFQTLGIPIIRGRQFDSTDREESPKVAIINEAAAHRFWPNQDPVGKRFKFFGEPYVVQVVGVARDAKYNTLGEEPTPYLYLPLIQTPSPGLTLFFRSSADPRVVLASVRERVQALDRNLPLTNVWPIGEVITQALWGAKFAAGLLSIFAALAMVLAAIGVYGVVAYSVGKRVREIGIRMALGARRQDILAMIVRQSSVSLVIGLAVGLIAALALSRTITALLYGASSASAVPFVLLPVMLALVGLIATYIPARRATAINPIIALRQE
- a CDS encoding Xaa-Pro peptidase family protein; its protein translation is MTKKLRAILFLVLLSPYLHALERQNASVYHARRIALSKKTNGGVVVLFAPVERPDEIFGFHQDSNFYYLTGWTEPGAALLIASATAATNDARGNAPARPYTEILFLPARNLQEEKWLGPKLGPGDQEVTRITGFDKVEPLDKMHDELAALPESNRGPIYSDLGGYNEESASVEPLAWLRRGQSFAGFFGFREVKPLIGQLRTTKDQGEIDLIVKATRASMAAHLAALKAIHPGVTEREIQALMQYEYQRRGCERSAYAPIVGSGFNSTVLHYSEDSGTMRSGDVVVMDVAGEYSMYASDITRTAPVNGHFTARQREIYDIVLGAQQAAMQAFKAGVSHISGTGPDSLNKVARDYIDSHGKDLHGASLGKYFIHGLGHYVGLDVHDEGDYTMPLDKGSVFTIEPGIYIPEEKIGVRIEDIYYVDQNGNLVQITKDLPHTADEVEAAMRAK
- a CDS encoding type II secretion system F family protein, which gives rise to MAEYLVQTADERGHVSEHVEHGASVGEVRDRFVQQGLLVTSIKTRGLLGGAAPRRQKKVKLEQFVIFNSQFLTLVRAGLPILQGLDLLSKRQKNKYLKSIIENVRQRVRTGELLSDAFRHAAPGAISGVYTTTLLAGEKSGNLEEVLGRYIAFQRIALTFRKKLIASLIYPALLVTMVTLMFTFLLSYVVPQFQTLYSQIGNGQLPALTVFVLGVGDFVKRWILFAIPAIALVIFLLWRWSKTDAGGLAFDRLRLGTPIGGDIWLKYQVALFSRTMSTLLSGGLPLVQALETSGHSMESRLVAKAVLDSVHKVREGRPLSRSMEESGVFPELAYEMVEVGESTGALPAMLTSVAEFLEEDVQTALGAALSLIEPVILIVMGVIVAIVLIALYLPIFQLGAVAGG
- a CDS encoding GspE/PulE family protein; its protein translation is MADSAIFVGGAADSGSESRARDLAKRYRREFVDLKNYHIQHELFRTVPVDLMFRYNFVPLEEQGDELTIAISDPSRLMMIDEIGLLLNKRVHTKVATMEQIDEILKKTEQSQRVLEEATEGFTFDVVREDEAGDETISIERLTSEQDISPIIRLVDTMIFTALERRASDIHIETMDDSVAVKYRIDGVLQQAMPPISKEHHSTIVSRIKVMSELDIAERRVPQDGRFRVKYKGRLIDFRVSIMPTVHGENGVLRVLDKESMSEKFRKLTLDVVGFDEEDLRHFRRYIKEPYGMVLVTGPTGSGKTTTLYAALNEIKSEEDKIITIEDPVEYQIRGITQIPVNEKKGLTFARGLRSILRHDPDKILVGEIRDTETAQIAIQSALTGHLVFTTVHANNVVDVIGRFLNMGVEAYNFVSALNCILAQRLVRVICDSCKKPVRYTPEQLEASGMDTPEWREFTFYEGEGCIECAGTGYKGRTAIHELLDLTDRIRELILEKKPTSEVRKAAREEGMRFLRESALAKVRSGTTTLKEINKVTFIETSR